In Anolis carolinensis isolate JA03-04 unplaced genomic scaffold, rAnoCar3.1.pri scaffold_25, whole genome shotgun sequence, a single window of DNA contains:
- the LOC103282882 gene encoding ectonucleoside triphosphate diphosphohydrolase 6, with the protein MKIPKLFWVFAAFMCAAMFAIYIKWNLNVKTRDLPDDLNNQLDGETIFYGIMFNAGSTGTRIHVFKFSQKPKEIPRLIHTTFRAIKPGLSAYADNVDKSAEGINELLAVAKEDVPENLWKSTPLVLKATAGLKLLPGEKAQELLDKVKSVFQQSPFLVGDDCVSIMDGTDEGISAWVTVNFLTGMCLNKL; encoded by the exons ATGAAGATACCAAAACTGTTCTGGGTTTTTGCTGCTTTCATGTGTGCTGCTATGTTTGCTATATACATAAAATGGAATTTGAATGTCAAAACAAGAGATCTTCCTGATGACTTGAACAATCAGCTTGACGGCGAGACGATTTTCTACGGCATCATGTTCAATGCTGGAAGCACTGGGACACGCATACATGTATTTAAGTTCTCACAGAAACCAAAAG AAATTCCCAGACTAATCCATACCACATTCAGAGCAATAAAACCAGGACTTTCTGCTTACGCTGACAATGTTGATAAG agtgctgaaggaataaatgagCTACTGGCGGTTGCTAAAGAGGATGTCCCTGAGAATTTGTGGAAGTCAACCCCTTTGGTCCTCAAAGCAACAGCTGGGTTAAAGCTTTTGCCAGGAGAAAAGGCTCAGGAACTGTTGGACAAg GTGAAGTCTGTTTTTCAACAATCTCCATTCTTAGTAGGGGATGATTGTGTCTCCATAATGGATGGAACGGATGAAG GTATTTCTGCGTGGGTTACTGTCAACTTTTTAACAGGTATGTGCTTAAATAAACTGTAA
- the LOC100552957 gene encoding DNA excision repair protein ERCC-6-like isoform X2, translated as MEQKTPKTRKRSSKVHKIQPKEHPTEDVQDAEEKLMSLALDKDGDGDEFVDVCQSGLMICRELHDKLFEHQKEGVAFLYNLYHKKRQGGILADDMGLGKTIQIIAFLSGMFGAGLVRSVLLIMPATLVNNWMREFANWVPGIRVKVFHGTSKKEREQNLEQIQRRTGVLLTSYQMVLANWEQLSNLDGQPFVWNYVILDEAHKIKSPSAKTTKSVYGIPAVNRILLTGTPVQNNLRELWALFDFACQGSLLGTAKTFKMEYESPIMKAREKDATLGEKALGLKISQNLMAMIKPYFLRRSKGEILKLNLERSVCLTGEERDYIALEMPSLPRKNDFIVWVYLAPMQEDIYRNFLSLDHIKELLMTTRSPLAELTVLKKLCDHPRLLSAQACANLGLEVSEYSEPTDQSTLSMTQDIKKKVSDKLLIEESGKLVFLVALLEKLQEEGHQTLVFSQSRKMLDIIEHILTKRSFRMMRVDGTVTCLAEREKRVRQFQMDKSYSVFLLTTQVGGVGLTLTSATRVVIFDPSCNPATDAQAVDRAYRIGQKENVVIYRLITCGTVEEKIYRRQVFKDSLIQQSTGDKKNPYRYFTQQELRELFTLEDTTSSATQLQLQSLHATQRNSDLELDKHIAYLHTLEMFGISDHDLMYTCETGQEEEEEEAEDDEAHQYIEHRVKKAQELVQLESQLKDKKYQKSRYSAVVQMEQKTPKTRKRSSKVHKIQPKEHPTEDVQDAEEKLMSLALDKDGDGDEFVDVCQSGLMICRELHDKLFEHQKEGVAFLYNLYHKKRQGGILADDMGLGKTIQIIAFLSGMFGAGLVRSVLLIMPATLVNNWMREFANWVPGIRVKVFHGTSKKEREQNLEQIQRRTGVLLTSYQMVLANWEQLSNLDGQPFVWNYVILDEAHKIKSPSAKTTKSVYGIPAVNRILLTGTPVQNNLRELWALFDFACQGSLLGTAKTFKMEYESPIMKAREKDATLGEKALGLKISQNLMAMIKPYFLRRSKGEILKLNLERSVCLTGEERDYIALEMPSLPRKNDFIVWVYLAPMQEDIYRNFLSLDHIKELLMTTRSPLAELTVLKKLCDHPRLLSAQACANLGLEVSEYSEPTDQSTLSMTQDIKRVSDKLLIEESGKLVFLVALLEKLQEEGHQTLVFSQSRKMLDIIEHILTKRSFRMMRVDGTVTCLAEREKRVRQFQMDKSYSVFLLTTQVGGVGLTLTSATRVVIFDPSCNPATDAQAVDRAYRIGQKENVVIYRLITCGTVEEKIYRRQVFKDSLIQQSTGDKKNPYRYFTQQELRELFTLEDTTSSATQLQLQSLHATQRNSDLELDKHIAYLHTLEMFGISDHDLMYTCETGQEEEEEEAEDDEAHQYIEHRVKKAQELVQLESQLKDKKYQKSRYS; from the exons ATGGAGCAGAAAACCCCGAAAACCCGCAAACGTTCCAGCAAGGTTCACAAAATCCAACCCAAAGAACACCCGACGGAGGATGTCCAAGATGCAGAGGAGAAGCTTATGTCACTGGCTTTGGATAAAGATGGGGACGGAGACGAATTTGTGGACGTGTGCCAGAGTGGACTTATGATCTGTCGAGAGCTCCATGACAAACTATTCGAGCATCAGAAGGAAGGGGtggccttcctttacaatctCTATCACAAGAAGAGACAGGGCGGCATTTTGGCCGATGACATGGGCCTCGGGAAGACCATCCAGATCATCGCTTTCCTTTCGGGGATGTTTGGTGCTGGACTCGTCCGTTCTGTGTTGCTCATCATGCCGGCTACGCTTGTTAACAACTGGATGCGGGAGTTTGCCAACTGGGTCCCTGGAATTAGAGTGAAGGTCTTCCATGGGACCAGCAAGAAGGAACGAGAGCAAAACCTTGAGCAGATCCAGAGGAGAACTGGGGTCTTGCTCACCTCCTACCAGATGGTCCTGGCCAACTGGGAACAGCTCTCCAATCTCGACGGGCAGCCTTTTGTTTGGAACTACGTCATCTTGGATGAGGCCCAcaaaatcaaaagcccttctgcaAAAACCACCAAGTCTGTGTATGGCATCCCGGCTGTCAATCGTATCCTTCTCACTGGGACGCCGGTGCAAAATAACCTCAGAGAGCTTTGGGCTCTCTTTGATTTCGCTTGTCAGGGGTCCCTCCTTGGCACCGCAAAAACCTTCAAGATGGAATATGAGAGTCCCATCATGAAGGCCAGAGAGAAGGATGCAACTCTGGGCGAGAAAGCCCTTGGGCTGAAGATCTCACAGAACTTGATGGCAATGATCAAGCCCTATTTCTTGCGCCGGAGTAAAGGGGAGATACTGAAGCTGAATTTGGAGCGATCCGTCTGCCTGACCGGTGAAGAGAGAGACTACATTGCTCTGGAAATGCCGTCTCTACCAAGGAAAAATGACTTTATTGTCTGGGTGTACTTGGCCCCTATGCAAGAAGACATCTACAGGAATTTTCTCTCCTTGGATCATATCAAGGAGCTTCTCATGACAACGCGTTCCCCATTAGCTGAGTTGACCGTCTTGAAGAAACTCTGTGATCACCCCAGGTTGTTGTCCGCACAAGCGTGTGCCAATCTTGGTTTGGAGGTGTCGGAATACTCTGAGCCAACAGATCAATCAACTTTGAGCATGACCCAAGACAtcaaaaaaaaagtttctgaTAAACTTCTCATCGAGGAGTCgggaaagcttgttttccttGTTGCATTGTTGGAGAAACTTCAGGAGGAAGGACACCAAACCCTTGTCTTCTCCCAGTCGAGAAAAATGCTGGACATCATAGAGCACATCTTAACCAAACGGAGCTTCCGGATGATGCGTGTCGATGGGACAGTGACGTGTTTAGCAGAACGGGAGAAGAGGGTCAGGCAGTTTCAGATGGACAAAAGCTATTCGGTCTTCCTTCTGACCACCCAAGTTGGAGGCGTTGGTCTGACCTTGACCTCGGCCACCCGGGTGGTCATTTTTGATCCCAGCTGTAACCCTGCAACTGATGCCCAAGCGGTAGACCGAGCCTACCGGATTGGACAAAAAGAGAACGTCGTCATCTACCGACTCATCACCTGCGGGACAGTGGAAGAGAAAATCTACAGGCGTCAAGTCTTCAAGGACTCGTTGATCCAGCAAAGCACCGGGGATAAGAAAAACCCGTATCGATATTTCACCCAACAGGAACTGAGGGAGCTCTTCACGCTGGAGGACACCACAAGCTCTGCAACACAACTGCAGCTCCAGTCCTTGCATGCCACACAGAGGAATTCGGACCTGGAACTGGACAAACACATTGCGTATCTCCATACCTTGGAGATGTTTGGCATATCGGACCACGACCTGATGTACACCTGCGAAACAGgtcaagaggaggaagaagaagaagcagaagatgaCGAGGCGCATCAGTACATTGAACACAGGGTCAAGAAAGCCCAGGAGTTGGTCCAGTTGGAGTCGCAGCTCAAGGATAAAAAATACCAGAAGTCCCGCTACTC AGCTGTGGTGCAGATGGAGCAGAAAACCCCGAAAACCCGCAAACGTTCCAGCAAGGTTCACAAAATCCAACCCAAAGAACACCCGACGGAGGATGTCCAAGATGCAGAGGAGAAGCTTATGTCACTGGCTTTGGATAAAGATGGGGACGGAGACGAATTTGTGGACGTGTGCCAGAGTGGACTTATGATCTGTCGAGAGCTCCATGACAAACTATTCGAGCATCAGAAGGAAGGGGtggccttcctttacaatctCTATCACAAGAAGAGACAGGGCGGCATTTTGGCCGATGACATGGGCCTCGGGAAGACCATCCAGATCATCGCTTTCCTTTCGGGGATGTTTGGTGCTGGACTCGTCCGTTCTGTGTTGCTCATCATGCCGGCTACGCTTGTTAACAACTGGATGCGGGAGTTTGCCAACTGGGTCCCTGGAATTAGAGTGAAGGTCTTCCATGGGACCAGCAAGAAGGAACGAGAGCAAAACCTTGAGCAGATCCAGAGGAGAACTGGGGTCTTGCTCACCTCCTACCAGATGGTCCTGGCCAACTGGGAACAGCTCTCCAATCTCGACGGGCAGCCTTTTGTTTGGAACTACGTCATCTTGGATGAGGCCCAcaaaatcaaaagcccttctgcaAAAACCACCAAGTCTGTGTATGGCATCCCGGCTGTCAATCGTATCCTTCTCACTGGGACGCCGGTGCAAAATAACCTCAGAGAGCTTTGGGCTCTCTTTGATTTCGCTTGTCAGGGGTCCCTCCTTGGCACCGCAAAAACCTTCAAGATGGAATATGAGAGTCCCATCATGAAGGCCAGAGAGAAGGATGCAACTCTGGGCGAGAAAGCCCTTGGGCTGAAGATCTCACAGAACTTGATGGCAATGATCAAGCCCTATTTCTTGCGCCGGAGTAAAGGGGAGATACTGAAGCTGAATTTGGAGCGATCCGTCTGCCTGACCGGTGAAGAGAGAGACTACATTGCTCTGGAAATGCCGTCTCTACCAAGGAAAAATGACTTTATTGTCTGGGTGTACTTGGCCCCTATGCAAGAAGACATCTACAGGAATTTTCTCTCCTTGGATCATATCAAGGAGCTTCTCATGACAACGCGTTCCCCATTAGCTGAGTTGACCGTCTTGAAGAAACTCTGTGATCACCCCAGGTTGTTGTCCGCACAAGCGTGTGCCAATCTTGGTTTGGAGGTGTCGGAATACTCTGAGCCAACAGATCAATCGACTTTGAGCATGACCCAAGACATCAAACGGGTTTCTGATAAACTTCTCATCGAGGAGTCgggaaagcttgttttccttGTTGCATTGTTGGAGAAACTTCAGGAGGAAGGACACCAAACCCTTGTCTTCTCCCAGTCGAGAAAAATGCTGGACATCATAGAGCACATCTTAACCAAACGGAGCTTCCGGATGATGCGTGTCGATGGGACAGTGACGTGTTTAGCAGAACGGGAGAAGAGGGTCAGGCAGTTTCAGATGGACAAAAGCTATTCGGTCTTCCTTCTGACCACCCAAGTTGGAGGCGTTGGTCTGACCTTGACCTCGGCCACCCGGGTGGTCATTTTTGATCCCAGCTGTAACCCTGCAACTGATGCCCAAGCGGTAGACCGAGCCTACCGGATTGGACAAAAAGAGAACGTCGTCATCTACCGACTCATCACCTGCGGGACAGTGGAAGAGAAAATCTACAGGCGTCAAGTCTTCAAGGACTCGTTGATCCAGCAAAGCACCGGGGATAAGAAAAACCCGTATCGATATTTCACCCAACAGGAACTGAGGGAGCTCTTCACGCTGGAGGACACCACAAGCTCTGCAACACAACTGCAGCTCCAGTCCTTGCATGCCACACAGAGGAATTCGGACCTGGAACTGGACAAACACATTGCGTATCTCCATACCTTGGAGATGTTTGGCATATCGGACCACGACCTGATGTACACCTGCGAAACAGgtcaagaggaggaagaagaagaagcagaagatgaCGAGGCGCATCAGTACATTGAACACAGGGTCAAGAAAGCCCAGGAGTTGGTCCAGTTGGAGTCGCAGCTCAAGGATAAAAAATACCAGAAGTCCCGCTACTCGTGA
- the LOC100552957 gene encoding DNA excision repair protein ERCC-6-like isoform X1, which produces MAAVIIAKTKSPGRVKQRQRAVVQMEQKTPKTRKRSSKVHKIQPKEHPTEDVQDAEEKLMSLALDKDGDGDEFVDVCQSGLMICRELHDKLFEHQKEGVAFLYNLYHKKRQGGILADDMGLGKTIQIIAFLSGMFGAGLVRSVLLIMPATLVNNWMREFANWVPGIRVKVFHGTSKKEREQNLEQIQRRTGVLLTSYQMVLANWEQLSNLDGQPFVWNYVILDEAHKIKSPSAKTTKSVYGIPAVNRILLTGTPVQNNLRELWALFDFACQGSLLGTAKTFKMEYESPIMKAREKDATLGEKALGLKISQNLMAMIKPYFLRRSKGEILKLNLERSVCLTGEERDYIALEMPSLPRKNDFIVWVYLAPMQEDIYRNFLSLDHIKELLMTTRSPLAELTVLKKLCDHPRLLSAQACANLGLEVSEYSEPTDQSTLSMTQDIKKKVSDKLLIEESGKLVFLVALLEKLQEEGHQTLVFSQSRKMLDIIEHILTKRSFRMMRVDGTVTCLAEREKRVRQFQMDKSYSVFLLTTQVGGVGLTLTSATRVVIFDPSCNPATDAQAVDRAYRIGQKENVVIYRLITCGTVEEKIYRRQVFKDSLIQQSTGDKKNPYRYFTQQELRELFTLEDTTSSATQLQLQSLHATQRNSDLELDKHIAYLHTLEMFGISDHDLMYTCETGQEEEEEEAEDDEAHQYIEHRVKKAQELVQLESQLKDKKYQKSRYSAVVQMEQKTPKTRKRSSKVHKIQPKEHPTEDVQDAEEKLMSLALDKDGDGDEFVDVCQSGLMICRELHDKLFEHQKEGVAFLYNLYHKKRQGGILADDMGLGKTIQIIAFLSGMFGAGLVRSVLLIMPATLVNNWMREFANWVPGIRVKVFHGTSKKEREQNLEQIQRRTGVLLTSYQMVLANWEQLSNLDGQPFVWNYVILDEAHKIKSPSAKTTKSVYGIPAVNRILLTGTPVQNNLRELWALFDFACQGSLLGTAKTFKMEYESPIMKAREKDATLGEKALGLKISQNLMAMIKPYFLRRSKGEILKLNLERSVCLTGEERDYIALEMPSLPRKNDFIVWVYLAPMQEDIYRNFLSLDHIKELLMTTRSPLAELTVLKKLCDHPRLLSAQACANLGLEVSEYSEPTDQSTLSMTQDIKRVSDKLLIEESGKLVFLVALLEKLQEEGHQTLVFSQSRKMLDIIEHILTKRSFRMMRVDGTVTCLAEREKRVRQFQMDKSYSVFLLTTQVGGVGLTLTSATRVVIFDPSCNPATDAQAVDRAYRIGQKENVVIYRLITCGTVEEKIYRRQVFKDSLIQQSTGDKKNPYRYFTQQELRELFTLEDTTSSATQLQLQSLHATQRNSDLELDKHIAYLHTLEMFGISDHDLMYTCETGQEEEEEEAEDDEAHQYIEHRVKKAQELVQLESQLKDKKYQKSRYS; this is translated from the exons ATGGCAGCGGTCATAATAGCAAAAACCAAAAGCCCTGGACGGGTGAAGCAGCGTCAAAG AGCTGTGGTGCAGATGGAGCAGAAAACCCCGAAAACCCGCAAACGTTCCAGCAAGGTTCACAAAATCCAACCCAAAGAACACCCGACGGAGGATGTCCAAGATGCAGAGGAGAAGCTTATGTCACTGGCTTTGGATAAAGATGGGGACGGAGACGAATTTGTGGACGTGTGCCAGAGTGGACTTATGATCTGTCGAGAGCTCCATGACAAACTATTCGAGCATCAGAAGGAAGGGGtggccttcctttacaatctCTATCACAAGAAGAGACAGGGCGGCATTTTGGCCGATGACATGGGCCTCGGGAAGACCATCCAGATCATCGCTTTCCTTTCGGGGATGTTTGGTGCTGGACTCGTCCGTTCTGTGTTGCTCATCATGCCGGCTACGCTTGTTAACAACTGGATGCGGGAGTTTGCCAACTGGGTCCCTGGAATTAGAGTGAAGGTCTTCCATGGGACCAGCAAGAAGGAACGAGAGCAAAACCTTGAGCAGATCCAGAGGAGAACTGGGGTCTTGCTCACCTCCTACCAGATGGTCCTGGCCAACTGGGAACAGCTCTCCAATCTCGACGGGCAGCCTTTTGTTTGGAACTACGTCATCTTGGATGAGGCCCAcaaaatcaaaagcccttctgcaAAAACCACCAAGTCTGTGTATGGCATCCCGGCTGTCAATCGTATCCTTCTCACTGGGACGCCGGTGCAAAATAACCTCAGAGAGCTTTGGGCTCTCTTTGATTTCGCTTGTCAGGGGTCCCTCCTTGGCACCGCAAAAACCTTCAAGATGGAATATGAGAGTCCCATCATGAAGGCCAGAGAGAAGGATGCAACTCTGGGCGAGAAAGCCCTTGGGCTGAAGATCTCACAGAACTTGATGGCAATGATCAAGCCCTATTTCTTGCGCCGGAGTAAAGGGGAGATACTGAAGCTGAATTTGGAGCGATCCGTCTGCCTGACCGGTGAAGAGAGAGACTACATTGCTCTGGAAATGCCGTCTCTACCAAGGAAAAATGACTTTATTGTCTGGGTGTACTTGGCCCCTATGCAAGAAGACATCTACAGGAATTTTCTCTCCTTGGATCATATCAAGGAGCTTCTCATGACAACGCGTTCCCCATTAGCTGAGTTGACCGTCTTGAAGAAACTCTGTGATCACCCCAGGTTGTTGTCCGCACAAGCGTGTGCCAATCTTGGTTTGGAGGTGTCGGAATACTCTGAGCCAACAGATCAATCAACTTTGAGCATGACCCAAGACAtcaaaaaaaaagtttctgaTAAACTTCTCATCGAGGAGTCgggaaagcttgttttccttGTTGCATTGTTGGAGAAACTTCAGGAGGAAGGACACCAAACCCTTGTCTTCTCCCAGTCGAGAAAAATGCTGGACATCATAGAGCACATCTTAACCAAACGGAGCTTCCGGATGATGCGTGTCGATGGGACAGTGACGTGTTTAGCAGAACGGGAGAAGAGGGTCAGGCAGTTTCAGATGGACAAAAGCTATTCGGTCTTCCTTCTGACCACCCAAGTTGGAGGCGTTGGTCTGACCTTGACCTCGGCCACCCGGGTGGTCATTTTTGATCCCAGCTGTAACCCTGCAACTGATGCCCAAGCGGTAGACCGAGCCTACCGGATTGGACAAAAAGAGAACGTCGTCATCTACCGACTCATCACCTGCGGGACAGTGGAAGAGAAAATCTACAGGCGTCAAGTCTTCAAGGACTCGTTGATCCAGCAAAGCACCGGGGATAAGAAAAACCCGTATCGATATTTCACCCAACAGGAACTGAGGGAGCTCTTCACGCTGGAGGACACCACAAGCTCTGCAACACAACTGCAGCTCCAGTCCTTGCATGCCACACAGAGGAATTCGGACCTGGAACTGGACAAACACATTGCGTATCTCCATACCTTGGAGATGTTTGGCATATCGGACCACGACCTGATGTACACCTGCGAAACAGgtcaagaggaggaagaagaagaagcagaagatgaCGAGGCGCATCAGTACATTGAACACAGGGTCAAGAAAGCCCAGGAGTTGGTCCAGTTGGAGTCGCAGCTCAAGGATAAAAAATACCAGAAGTCCCGCTACTC AGCTGTGGTGCAGATGGAGCAGAAAACCCCGAAAACCCGCAAACGTTCCAGCAAGGTTCACAAAATCCAACCCAAAGAACACCCGACGGAGGATGTCCAAGATGCAGAGGAGAAGCTTATGTCACTGGCTTTGGATAAAGATGGGGACGGAGACGAATTTGTGGACGTGTGCCAGAGTGGACTTATGATCTGTCGAGAGCTCCATGACAAACTATTCGAGCATCAGAAGGAAGGGGtggccttcctttacaatctCTATCACAAGAAGAGACAGGGCGGCATTTTGGCCGATGACATGGGCCTCGGGAAGACCATCCAGATCATCGCTTTCCTTTCGGGGATGTTTGGTGCTGGACTCGTCCGTTCTGTGTTGCTCATCATGCCGGCTACGCTTGTTAACAACTGGATGCGGGAGTTTGCCAACTGGGTCCCTGGAATTAGAGTGAAGGTCTTCCATGGGACCAGCAAGAAGGAACGAGAGCAAAACCTTGAGCAGATCCAGAGGAGAACTGGGGTCTTGCTCACCTCCTACCAGATGGTCCTGGCCAACTGGGAACAGCTCTCCAATCTCGACGGGCAGCCTTTTGTTTGGAACTACGTCATCTTGGATGAGGCCCAcaaaatcaaaagcccttctgcaAAAACCACCAAGTCTGTGTATGGCATCCCGGCTGTCAATCGTATCCTTCTCACTGGGACGCCGGTGCAAAATAACCTCAGAGAGCTTTGGGCTCTCTTTGATTTCGCTTGTCAGGGGTCCCTCCTTGGCACCGCAAAAACCTTCAAGATGGAATATGAGAGTCCCATCATGAAGGCCAGAGAGAAGGATGCAACTCTGGGCGAGAAAGCCCTTGGGCTGAAGATCTCACAGAACTTGATGGCAATGATCAAGCCCTATTTCTTGCGCCGGAGTAAAGGGGAGATACTGAAGCTGAATTTGGAGCGATCCGTCTGCCTGACCGGTGAAGAGAGAGACTACATTGCTCTGGAAATGCCGTCTCTACCAAGGAAAAATGACTTTATTGTCTGGGTGTACTTGGCCCCTATGCAAGAAGACATCTACAGGAATTTTCTCTCCTTGGATCATATCAAGGAGCTTCTCATGACAACGCGTTCCCCATTAGCTGAGTTGACCGTCTTGAAGAAACTCTGTGATCACCCCAGGTTGTTGTCCGCACAAGCGTGTGCCAATCTTGGTTTGGAGGTGTCGGAATACTCTGAGCCAACAGATCAATCGACTTTGAGCATGACCCAAGACATCAAACGGGTTTCTGATAAACTTCTCATCGAGGAGTCgggaaagcttgttttccttGTTGCATTGTTGGAGAAACTTCAGGAGGAAGGACACCAAACCCTTGTCTTCTCCCAGTCGAGAAAAATGCTGGACATCATAGAGCACATCTTAACCAAACGGAGCTTCCGGATGATGCGTGTCGATGGGACAGTGACGTGTTTAGCAGAACGGGAGAAGAGGGTCAGGCAGTTTCAGATGGACAAAAGCTATTCGGTCTTCCTTCTGACCACCCAAGTTGGAGGCGTTGGTCTGACCTTGACCTCGGCCACCCGGGTGGTCATTTTTGATCCCAGCTGTAACCCTGCAACTGATGCCCAAGCGGTAGACCGAGCCTACCGGATTGGACAAAAAGAGAACGTCGTCATCTACCGACTCATCACCTGCGGGACAGTGGAAGAGAAAATCTACAGGCGTCAAGTCTTCAAGGACTCGTTGATCCAGCAAAGCACCGGGGATAAGAAAAACCCGTATCGATATTTCACCCAACAGGAACTGAGGGAGCTCTTCACGCTGGAGGACACCACAAGCTCTGCAACACAACTGCAGCTCCAGTCCTTGCATGCCACACAGAGGAATTCGGACCTGGAACTGGACAAACACATTGCGTATCTCCATACCTTGGAGATGTTTGGCATATCGGACCACGACCTGATGTACACCTGCGAAACAGgtcaagaggaggaagaagaagaagcagaagatgaCGAGGCGCATCAGTACATTGAACACAGGGTCAAGAAAGCCCAGGAGTTGGTCCAGTTGGAGTCGCAGCTCAAGGATAAAAAATACCAGAAGTCCCGCTACTCGTGA